The Paenibacillus macerans genome includes a window with the following:
- the rhaM gene encoding L-rhamnose mutarotase, whose amino-acid sequence MIRKASIMQVFAGCHEEYQRRHDELWPEMKEMLLSHGVRTYSIFLDETTHTLFAYLEIEDEALWAKSADTEICRKWWDYMKDIMRTNPDNSPESRELTEVFHLEPESGKGRV is encoded by the coding sequence ATGATACGGAAAGCCTCGATCATGCAAGTTTTTGCAGGCTGCCATGAGGAATACCAAAGACGTCATGACGAACTGTGGCCGGAGATGAAGGAGATGCTGCTAAGCCACGGGGTTCGCACGTATTCGATTTTTTTGGATGAAACGACCCATACCTTGTTTGCTTACCTGGAAATCGAGGATGAAGCGCTCTGGGCCAAAAGCGCGGATACGGAGATCTGCCGCAAATGGTGGGATTACATGAAGGACATTATGCGGACCAATCCCGACAACAGTCCGGAATCCCGCGAGTTGACGGAAGTGTTCCACCTGGAGCCGGAATCCGGAAAGGGGCGGGTGTGA
- a CDS encoding mandelate racemase/muconate lactonizing enzyme family protein, which translates to MKIKEITAKKLRLELRQPVVIALGTIDYSETVIVRIETDEGLAGYGEGTGATFVTGESADTIVNAILLLKQALIGLDPFSIDSIHYLMDKTLVHNAAAKAAIDIALYDIMGQYAKLPLYRLLGGMAKQMETDRTIGIGAPEDMAKEAVRLAEQGFRQIKVKAGLNPDDDIEAIRRIREAVGGAIRLKVDANQGWSAGDAIRVIHSYAEYGVEAVEQPVPHWDIDGLSYVRAKSPLKIMADESCFSPQDAIKLVKKEAVDLINIKLMKCGGLYRALQINAIAEASGIKCMLGCMMESRIGIAAGAALVASRPNFIYGDLDSFMYFKENEKIRGGFTCDGPYITLSDEYGLGIEVD; encoded by the coding sequence ATGAAAATCAAAGAGATTACGGCGAAAAAGCTAAGGCTGGAATTGCGGCAGCCGGTCGTCATTGCCCTGGGCACCATTGATTATAGCGAAACCGTCATCGTCAGGATTGAAACGGATGAAGGTCTTGCCGGTTACGGAGAAGGAACCGGGGCCACGTTTGTGACCGGCGAATCGGCCGACACGATCGTAAATGCGATCCTCCTTTTGAAGCAGGCATTAATCGGACTGGACCCGTTCAGCATTGATTCTATTCACTACTTGATGGACAAAACGCTGGTTCATAATGCCGCCGCCAAGGCGGCCATCGATATCGCCCTTTACGATATTATGGGCCAATATGCGAAGCTGCCGTTGTATCGCCTGCTCGGCGGAATGGCCAAGCAAATGGAGACGGACAGGACGATCGGCATCGGCGCTCCGGAAGACATGGCCAAGGAAGCGGTCCGGTTGGCGGAACAAGGATTCCGCCAGATCAAGGTCAAGGCAGGCCTGAATCCGGATGACGATATTGAAGCGATCCGGCGGATCAGGGAAGCGGTCGGCGGGGCCATCCGGTTAAAAGTGGACGCCAATCAAGGCTGGTCCGCCGGCGATGCGATCCGCGTCATTCACAGCTACGCCGAATACGGTGTAGAGGCGGTGGAACAGCCGGTCCCTCATTGGGACATCGACGGGCTTAGCTACGTCCGCGCGAAATCGCCTCTGAAAATCATGGCCGATGAAAGCTGTTTTTCTCCGCAGGATGCAATCAAGCTGGTGAAGAAAGAGGCGGTGGACCTCATCAATATTAAATTGATGAAATGCGGCGGCCTTTATCGAGCATTGCAGATCAACGCCATCGCGGAAGCAAGCGGAATAAAATGCATGCTCGGCTGTATGATGGAGAGCCGGATCGGGATCGCGGCCGGCGCGGCTTTGGTGGCATCCAGACCGAACTTCATCTATGGAGACTTAGACAGTTTTATGTATTTTAAAGAAAACGAAAAAATCCGGGGCGGCTTCACCTGCGACGGACCTTATATAACCTTGTCGGATGAATATGGATTAGGGATTGAAGTGGATTGA
- a CDS encoding helix-turn-helix domain-containing protein, whose amino-acid sequence MLGDILREARKQKNLTLAELAKRIGVTTGYLSNLENNRQEPSLPVLRELSEELDIPATLMFAEEPDEEVIVLRKIERATIKFLNLPGECVVLTPMAWRSAQPPEIEVLRLEIPPHERISTEDLSMDTDEGIYVLEGQLEYRYGNDSVRIETGGSIFIPRKTGHYLFNPNEEPATILWIVKSTIGG is encoded by the coding sequence ATGTTGGGAGATATACTGCGAGAAGCGAGAAAACAGAAAAATCTCACCCTAGCGGAATTGGCGAAGCGGATTGGAGTCACCACGGGTTATCTGTCCAACCTGGAAAATAACCGTCAAGAGCCCTCGCTGCCGGTACTGAGAGAGCTTTCCGAGGAGCTGGACATCCCGGCCACTCTGATGTTTGCCGAAGAGCCCGATGAAGAGGTGATCGTGCTTCGCAAAATCGAGCGGGCAACGATCAAATTCCTGAACCTGCCCGGGGAGTGCGTGGTGTTGACGCCGATGGCCTGGAGAAGCGCCCAACCTCCGGAAATCGAGGTGCTCCGTTTGGAGATTCCTCCCCATGAACGGATCTCCACCGAGGATTTATCGATGGATACGGACGAAGGCATCTATGTCCTGGAAGGGCAGCTTGAGTATCGATACGGAAATGACAGCGTGCGGATCGAAACAGGCGGCAGCATTTTTATTCCCAGGAAAACAGGACATTATCTTTTTAATCCGAACGAAGAGCCGGCGACCATTCTATGGATTGTCAAATCCACGATAGGAGGTTAG
- a CDS encoding sensor histidine kinase: MSMFFRRGRRRFRDFRLSSKLLIVYVALTVLPISLLGVISYRQYEKSIVQQIGEYMPKFLDQANGSIDQHIGKLAVLPEQLFSSTDVVRILRKDSYQSNSDLNTDTYVMNNYLSKTFLEGSNSEILGVFILSKNRLFSASRLDFTGLDSKGLLIPYGQDLELRGGAKLLLSSDFGLKFSSGEPYLMITKQIDDVDNRTSLGTMFIAVQMSFIDRILQNFERNEQAEFWLLNGQGEIFYHTDRARIGGYDAEIREYPVQNGSFRKQAGGKTWIMSSSRSAGYGWRLMYSIPLKELTKQADITRNIVGLLFAGFALVTLILYTVFSYRVTRPLMKLARLMKEVGKGRFDVDPGIQSRDEVGMLARSFTFMVSMIRELIAKNVQTELSQKEAELYALQSQINPHFMYNTLESISMAAEEGEQEAVVKMVTLLGRMLRFSVSNKSRWVTIAEEVQHVRDYLTIQAFRFEERLAFSITEEVNTAWYTPKFILQPIVENAVKYGMESRRSLKIGLHIAEEPGTLPGERQVVFRIRDNGPGIGSERLEELNRELQNVSMERKDSGFGLKNVNARIHYTLGSRYGLQMESMAGEGATVIIRIPAIDRAGAEDLKESSKEGQV, from the coding sequence ATGAGTATGTTTTTTAGGCGAGGAAGGCGGCGGTTCCGGGATTTTCGGCTCAGCTCCAAGCTGTTGATCGTCTATGTGGCGCTCACCGTACTTCCCATCTCGCTGCTCGGCGTCATTTCTTACCGGCAATACGAAAAATCGATTGTACAGCAAATCGGCGAGTACATGCCGAAGTTCCTTGATCAGGCCAACGGCTCGATCGATCAGCATATCGGCAAGCTGGCCGTGCTTCCCGAGCAGTTGTTCAGCTCAACCGACGTTGTGCGCATTTTGCGCAAAGATTCCTACCAGAGCAATTCCGATCTCAATACGGATACCTATGTAATGAACAATTATCTGTCCAAGACGTTTCTCGAAGGCAGCAATTCGGAAATTCTCGGGGTGTTCATTTTATCCAAAAACCGGCTGTTCTCCGCTTCCCGCCTCGATTTTACGGGCCTGGACAGCAAGGGCTTGCTGATTCCCTACGGGCAGGACTTGGAGCTAAGGGGCGGAGCGAAGCTGCTGCTGTCCAGCGATTTCGGGCTAAAATTCAGCAGCGGCGAGCCTTACCTCATGATCACGAAGCAAATTGACGACGTGGACAACCGCACCAGCCTCGGCACGATGTTTATCGCGGTGCAAATGTCGTTTATCGATCGGATTTTGCAAAATTTTGAGCGGAACGAGCAGGCGGAATTTTGGCTGCTGAACGGGCAGGGCGAAATTTTCTACCATACCGACCGCGCGCGGATCGGCGGCTACGACGCCGAAATCCGCGAATATCCGGTGCAAAACGGCAGCTTCCGCAAGCAGGCGGGCGGGAAAACCTGGATTATGAGCAGCTCGCGTTCCGCCGGATACGGCTGGAGGCTGATGTACAGCATCCCGCTGAAAGAACTGACGAAGCAGGCCGACATCACCCGGAATATCGTCGGTTTGCTGTTTGCCGGGTTCGCGCTTGTGACCTTGATCCTCTACACCGTTTTCTCCTACCGGGTGACGAGGCCGCTCATGAAATTGGCCCGCCTGATGAAGGAGGTCGGCAAAGGCCGGTTTGACGTCGATCCGGGGATTCAATCCCGGGATGAGGTGGGGATGCTGGCGCGGAGCTTTACCTTCATGGTGTCGATGATCCGGGAGCTGATCGCCAAAAACGTGCAGACCGAGTTAAGCCAGAAGGAAGCGGAGCTCTACGCGCTGCAGTCGCAGATCAACCCTCATTTTATGTACAACACGCTGGAAAGCATCAGCATGGCTGCGGAAGAAGGGGAGCAGGAAGCGGTTGTGAAAATGGTGACCCTGCTCGGGCGCATGCTGCGGTTCTCGGTGTCCAACAAATCGAGATGGGTTACGATTGCCGAGGAAGTGCAGCACGTCCGCGATTATTTGACGATCCAGGCCTTCCGCTTTGAAGAACGGCTGGCTTTTTCGATTACGGAAGAGGTGAACACCGCTTGGTACACGCCCAAGTTTATTTTGCAGCCGATCGTGGAAAATGCCGTGAAGTACGGAATGGAGAGCCGCCGGAGTCTAAAGATCGGACTGCATATCGCTGAAGAACCAGGCACGCTCCCGGGTGAGCGGCAAGTCGTCTTCCGCATCCGGGACAACGGCCCGGGAATCGGCAGCGAGCGGCTTGAGGAGCTGAACCGTGAGCTGCAAAACGTGTCCATGGAGCGGAAGGATTCCGGTTTTGGCCTGAAAAATGTAAACGCGCGCATTCATTATACACTGGGAAGCAGGTACGGTCTGCAAATGGAAAGCATGGCAGGCGAGGGCGCCACCGTTATCATTCGCATTCCGGCGATCGATCGGGCGGGTGCGGAAGATCTGAAGGAATCGTCAAAGGAGGGACAGGTATGA
- a CDS encoding SWIM zinc finger family protein, translating to MNINHFENDIAEAVLTKGYDYYIDDRVVDVYHQGDREYIIQVEGSDDYEVVVKLGENGDILYSHCDCPYSYGPICKHKVAAYYELSDMLSSEEEERNETEQPGTERQPVLKEVLDQLPKEELVGIIMEVARGDAMLRNSLLVKYAKGDDKQELENCRKLIQAIARKYTGRDGFIPYGETYDFTQEMSEILEKARGTDNLPLALDITLLLLEETMEAFEYADDSDGDIGVLADEALELIGEIAGESHDLDADGREQVFNKLMDRIEGGLCGRWDDYQNGLLEICAGFADVEAFRSKLRAQIEHLIRQNADNEYKKYSNESMLRILFGIIQEYGTPEENEHFITENLRFPFFREWYMGKFMEAGDFHKVVDLALEGEAQDEASRGLVFQWKKIRYDAYQQLSLKEEQVKLAKELLLDGHIEYYSLLKQSIGGDKKVFYRQLKQELMEQKGWRGERLYLKLVEAENDLDGLVEYVRQHPDEIETYADRLSERFKDEVLTLYQEHIRLAAKASSTRKHYRNVCGILTRYKKIAGKAHQLQMVDELMTLYSGRPAFLEELSKI from the coding sequence ATGAATATCAACCATTTCGAGAACGATATAGCCGAAGCGGTTTTAACTAAGGGATACGACTACTACATAGATGACCGTGTTGTTGACGTCTATCACCAAGGGGATCGTGAATATATTATCCAAGTGGAAGGCAGCGACGATTACGAGGTCGTCGTCAAGCTTGGCGAGAACGGGGACATTCTCTATTCCCATTGTGATTGCCCTTATTCTTACGGTCCTATTTGCAAGCACAAAGTGGCGGCTTACTATGAACTGTCGGATATGTTAAGCAGTGAGGAAGAGGAGCGTAACGAAACGGAGCAACCGGGGACGGAAAGGCAGCCGGTGTTGAAAGAGGTGCTCGATCAGCTTCCCAAGGAAGAGTTGGTCGGGATTATCATGGAAGTTGCCCGGGGGGATGCGATGCTAAGAAATTCCCTTTTGGTCAAATATGCCAAGGGGGACGACAAACAGGAACTGGAGAATTGCCGGAAGCTGATCCAAGCTATCGCCAGAAAATATACGGGCCGGGACGGCTTCATTCCGTATGGGGAAACCTATGATTTTACGCAAGAGATGAGTGAAATATTAGAGAAGGCAAGGGGGACGGATAACCTCCCGCTGGCTTTGGATATCACCCTTTTGTTACTGGAAGAAACTATGGAAGCTTTTGAGTATGCCGACGATTCGGACGGGGACATCGGCGTTTTGGCCGATGAAGCGCTGGAACTGATCGGGGAGATCGCCGGGGAAAGCCACGATCTGGATGCGGATGGGCGAGAGCAGGTTTTTAATAAGTTGATGGACCGGATCGAAGGCGGGCTCTGCGGGAGATGGGATGATTACCAAAACGGACTGCTTGAAATATGCGCCGGTTTTGCCGACGTTGAAGCGTTCAGGAGCAAGCTGAGAGCGCAGATCGAACACTTGATCCGCCAAAATGCCGACAACGAGTACAAGAAATACAGTAATGAAAGTATGTTACGCATATTGTTTGGGATCATACAGGAATACGGCACACCTGAAGAAAACGAACATTTTATCACGGAAAATCTCCGGTTCCCTTTTTTTCGGGAATGGTATATGGGCAAGTTTATGGAGGCGGGGGACTTTCATAAAGTCGTGGACTTGGCTTTGGAAGGTGAAGCTCAAGATGAAGCCTCCCGGGGCCTCGTTTTCCAATGGAAAAAAATAAGGTATGACGCCTATCAACAACTATCGCTTAAGGAAGAACAGGTCAAACTGGCCAAAGAGCTGCTGCTGGATGGACATATTGAATATTACAGCCTGCTGAAGCAATCGATTGGCGGAGATAAGAAAGTATTTTATCGTCAATTAAAGCAAGAGTTGATGGAACAAAAGGGCTGGCGCGGCGAAAGGCTGTACCTTAAGCTGGTTGAAGCGGAAAACGATCTGGACGGACTCGTGGAGTATGTAAGGCAGCATCCGGACGAAATTGAAACCTATGCCGACAGGCTGTCAGAGCGGTTTAAGGACGAGGTGCTAACGTTGTATCAGGAGCATATTCGCTTGGCGGCGAAAGCTTCGTCCACACGAAAACATTACCGGAACGTATGCGGCATTCTTACGAGATACAAAAAGATAGCGGGTAAGGCTCATCAACTACAAATGGTCGATGAACTAATGACATTGTATAGTGGAAGACCGGCCTTTTTGGAGGAGTTGAGCAAAATCTAA
- a CDS encoding XRE family transcriptional regulator produces MSNKEVSFKLKGEKIRDLRREQGLSSMALADLAGVTPAYISQIERNLAEPSLSVLRKLARTLNVELLFLLEYEVPADVFIAAGEGAAELTFPQAHAKYRLLSPIRLKNGEKPDMSFMLVRIEAGKTDYDEMVTHDFVEFCYVLEGCIEYRTDKRTYRLEEGDSLYMKKNVPHLVYNPGTKEAKVFVVLGNMHPHWQKNEQGGGRITR; encoded by the coding sequence ATTAGCAATAAGGAAGTTTCTTTTAAGCTGAAGGGTGAAAAAATCAGGGACTTAAGGCGGGAGCAGGGGCTGTCGTCCATGGCTTTAGCCGATTTGGCCGGCGTCACGCCCGCTTACATTTCGCAAATTGAACGCAATTTGGCGGAACCCTCCCTGTCCGTCCTTAGAAAACTCGCCAGAACGCTGAATGTTGAGCTGCTGTTTCTATTGGAATATGAAGTGCCGGCGGATGTTTTTATCGCGGCCGGGGAAGGGGCGGCAGAGTTGACCTTTCCGCAGGCGCATGCCAAATATCGGCTGCTGTCGCCGATCCGGTTGAAAAATGGCGAGAAGCCGGATATGTCGTTTATGCTGGTGAGGATTGAAGCGGGGAAGACGGACTATGATGAAATGGTGACTCATGATTTTGTGGAATTTTGTTATGTGCTCGAAGGGTGCATCGAATACCGGACGGATAAACGGACCTATCGCCTGGAAGAAGGGGACAGCCTTTATATGAAGAAAAATGTGCCCCATCTGGTGTATAACCCCGGTACAAAAGAGGCCAAGGTTTTTGTCGTGCTCGGAAACATGCATCCCCATTGGCAAAAAAATGAACAGGGAGGAGGGCGCATAACTCGATGA
- a CDS encoding MFS transporter, which translates to MAAAQATKKNGLKSTITVAMSNYLEAGSIVAGAGGLTLWVEYLKLDDVKLGLLGALSANGFGSAIGALIGGFLVDKYGRKLIYKYDLLVYMLGVLLVALSFNFPMLLAGYVITGIAVGAAIPAAWTYISEEAPAGERAARVGWGQLAWSIGPAISLLLSVALAPLGLLGSRLIFGQLFVIALITWIMQQQINESKIWEEEKAREAKALAGGQAAKSSVAELFKSRANLRSIVLLLGIYCFWNLVAGVMGYFMPYIYQRVGGLTSAQANLLQAFLWILTVASTYFVFIKFGDKANRKVLYGIGAFMGIAAWAILSFGGMGMAELLAFVVLWGVAAGFGAQAFYGLWAGELFHTKYRAKAQGFLFSTARVAVGLISLVVPSMLTSMGFAASGMVMIGFLVIAAVIGVVMAPETRGKTLEQIQEEVYGRDFVSHPDESMSRTG; encoded by the coding sequence ATGGCTGCCGCTCAAGCAACGAAGAAGAACGGCCTCAAGTCAACCATCACCGTCGCCATGTCGAATTACCTGGAGGCCGGTTCCATCGTCGCCGGCGCCGGAGGCCTTACCTTGTGGGTCGAATACCTGAAGCTGGACGACGTGAAGCTGGGCCTGCTCGGCGCGCTCAGCGCCAACGGATTCGGGTCGGCGATCGGCGCGCTCATCGGCGGATTTCTGGTCGACAAATACGGCCGCAAGCTGATTTACAAATACGATCTGCTCGTGTACATGCTGGGGGTTTTGCTCGTCGCCCTTTCGTTTAATTTTCCGATGCTGCTGGCGGGTTATGTGATTACCGGCATCGCGGTGGGCGCGGCGATCCCGGCCGCCTGGACGTATATCTCGGAGGAAGCGCCGGCGGGCGAACGGGCCGCCCGGGTAGGCTGGGGGCAGCTCGCCTGGTCCATCGGCCCGGCGATATCGCTGCTGCTGTCCGTGGCGCTGGCTCCGCTTGGCCTGCTGGGCAGCCGGTTGATCTTCGGGCAGTTGTTCGTCATCGCCCTGATCACCTGGATCATGCAGCAGCAGATCAACGAGAGCAAGATCTGGGAGGAGGAAAAAGCCAGGGAAGCCAAGGCGCTGGCGGGCGGCCAGGCGGCGAAAAGTTCGGTTGCCGAGCTGTTCAAGAGCCGGGCCAATCTGCGCTCGATCGTTCTGCTCTTGGGCATTTACTGCTTCTGGAACCTGGTGGCGGGCGTGATGGGCTACTTTATGCCTTACATTTACCAGCGGGTCGGCGGCCTTACCTCCGCCCAGGCCAATTTGCTGCAGGCCTTCCTCTGGATTCTGACCGTAGCCTCGACGTATTTCGTCTTCATCAAGTTCGGCGATAAAGCCAACCGGAAAGTGCTGTACGGGATCGGCGCATTCATGGGGATTGCTGCCTGGGCGATCCTGTCCTTCGGCGGCATGGGCATGGCCGAGCTGCTGGCCTTCGTTGTGCTGTGGGGCGTCGCCGCCGGCTTCGGAGCGCAAGCCTTCTACGGCTTGTGGGCGGGCGAGCTGTTTCACACCAAATACCGCGCCAAAGCCCAGGGCTTTCTGTTCAGCACCGCCCGGGTAGCGGTGGGCCTGATCTCGCTGGTGGTGCCGTCCATGCTTACTTCCATGGGTTTTGCCGCTTCCGGTATGGTGATGATCGGTTTCCTGGTCATCGCCGCGGTGATCGGCGTGGTCATGGCCCCGGAAACCCGCGGCAAGACGCTTGAACAAATTCAGGAGGAAGTGTACGGACGGGACTTTGTGAGCCATCCGGACGAATCCATGTCTCGAACCGGGTAA
- a CDS encoding helix-turn-helix domain-containing protein: MRPIKVLIVDDEPRICRGLKRLVASCGEEWEVLAALGDGREALDFLQTRDAEIDLLITDIRMPEMDGLALIREAGKVRSFLAVVLTGYNDFEYVRTALKEGAADYLLKPLDREQLMAVLAEIKQKVEERRLQNYHWSALRQKEAMLKFTQQTQALARITADESDLARLGFWVDSFPKGEYILLYVSMDTLPVKARSFTAQDWQAYFYALENMTGEIVGAAAEKHRMSGWWWRGTGADFWALLCRPGPDAASDGGEWEEAALETAGRIREAVRTYTPFTVSVSFAEPIGDLYLLPYAKRQALSAMQHRLLEGGNRVFPYGRIHHSGGETGGEQPGGLLPSLLQRMKRAVGQADAAEAEAVCRQLFEHIGGYSSPARIRKVAENVLLLIQSTLFETCGETAGSAGAEAALREAREAVNLQELKLLALRMIRRAVTALEQARSGSAAKPVEAAKDWIGRNLGSPITVKKIAEQVHMNPTYFCQYFKLQTGETVLEYVTRARLEQARRLLADPAAKLRDVSRAVGYQDVRYFSRLFRQHFGQLPSEYRGTAGTG; this comes from the coding sequence ATGAGGCCTATCAAAGTATTGATCGTGGACGATGAACCGCGAATTTGCCGGGGGCTTAAGCGGCTGGTCGCCTCCTGCGGCGAGGAGTGGGAAGTGCTGGCCGCTTTGGGGGACGGCAGGGAGGCGCTGGACTTCCTGCAAACGCGGGACGCCGAAATCGATCTGCTGATCACCGACATCCGCATGCCGGAAATGGACGGGCTCGCCCTGATCCGGGAAGCGGGCAAAGTCCGTTCGTTTCTGGCCGTCGTGCTGACCGGTTATAACGATTTCGAATACGTCCGCACGGCGCTGAAGGAAGGCGCGGCCGATTATTTACTAAAGCCGCTCGACCGGGAGCAGCTAATGGCGGTGCTCGCGGAGATCAAGCAAAAAGTGGAGGAGCGGCGGCTGCAAAATTACCATTGGAGCGCGCTGCGCCAAAAGGAGGCGATGCTCAAATTCACGCAGCAGACGCAGGCGCTCGCCCGGATCACGGCGGACGAAAGCGATCTGGCCCGCTTGGGGTTCTGGGTGGATTCTTTTCCGAAAGGAGAGTACATCCTGCTGTATGTCTCTATGGACACGTTGCCGGTCAAAGCGAGAAGCTTTACCGCTCAAGATTGGCAGGCATATTTTTACGCATTGGAAAATATGACCGGTGAAATCGTCGGCGCGGCGGCGGAAAAACACCGGATGAGCGGCTGGTGGTGGCGGGGTACGGGCGCGGATTTCTGGGCGCTGCTGTGCCGGCCGGGGCCGGACGCGGCAAGCGACGGCGGCGAATGGGAAGAAGCCGCCCTGGAGACGGCCGGACGAATCCGCGAAGCGGTAAGAACGTACACGCCGTTTACCGTATCGGTCTCATTCGCGGAGCCGATCGGCGATTTGTATTTGCTGCCTTACGCGAAGCGGCAAGCGCTTTCCGCCATGCAGCACCGCCTGCTGGAAGGGGGAAACCGGGTGTTTCCGTACGGACGCATCCACCACAGCGGCGGCGAGACTGGCGGGGAACAGCCGGGCGGCCTTCTCCCTTCGCTGCTGCAGCGGATGAAGCGGGCGGTCGGACAGGCCGATGCCGCCGAGGCGGAGGCGGTGTGCAGGCAGCTGTTCGAGCATATCGGCGGGTATTCCTCCCCGGCGCGAATCCGCAAAGTTGCGGAAAATGTGCTGCTTCTGATACAGTCCACCCTGTTTGAAACGTGCGGGGAAACGGCCGGGTCCGCGGGGGCCGAAGCGGCGCTGCGGGAGGCGCGGGAAGCGGTGAACCTGCAGGAGCTGAAGCTGTTGGCGCTGCGGATGATCAGGCGGGCCGTGACGGCGCTGGAGCAGGCGCGGTCCGGGTCCGCGGCCAAGCCGGTTGAAGCGGCCAAGGACTGGATCGGCCGGAACCTGGGAAGCCCGATTACGGTGAAAAAAATCGCCGAGCAGGTCCATATGAACCCTACGTATTTCTGCCAGTATTTTAAGCTGCAAACCGGGGAAACGGTGCTCGAATACGTGACCCGCGCCCGTCTGGAGCAGGCGCGAAGGCTGCTCGCCGACCCTGCGGCAAAGCTGCGGGACGTCAGCCGGGCCGTCGGATATCAGGACGTCCGCTATTTCAGCCGGCTGTTCAGGCAGCATTTCGGCCAGCTCCCGTCCGAGTACCGGGGGACTGCAGGAACCGGCTAA
- a CDS encoding autoinducer 2 ABC transporter substrate-binding protein: MLRFAGLRFTGQRFARARSAGLQFAALLLLAVVIGGCRNGDAAIKYDVIYSNEKETHSQAAPVAQETYTIGMVPKATENSYFNLVEDGAREAAEDLGANLLYEGSPVADTGQQIRVIRSLISRKVDLIAVSANDSAKLLPVLREAKQSGIRVITWDSDTEPEGRELFVNMVDPETLGRHLLDALAMQMDETGQYAVLAGASTASNMNEWMKWIKVQNAQYYPDMKLVETAAANDDPQLAYTEAIRLMEKYPDLAGIIGTSSVALPAAAKALEDKRQAGSIHAVGLSTPNLMREYLKNGTVKNATLWSPKRLGYLTIVLAVNLLDGQSPVNGQVVRNVGEIRVKGDSVIMGEPLDFTKDNVDEYVF, encoded by the coding sequence ATGCTGCGGTTTGCCGGGCTGCGATTTACAGGACAACGGTTTGCAAGGGCGAGGTCCGCCGGGCTGCAGTTTGCAGCGCTGCTACTGCTTGCCGTCGTCATCGGCGGCTGCCGAAACGGGGATGCGGCCATCAAATACGACGTCATATATTCCAACGAGAAGGAGACCCATAGCCAAGCGGCCCCGGTTGCCCAGGAAACTTACACGATCGGCATGGTACCGAAAGCCACGGAGAATTCTTATTTCAATCTGGTGGAGGACGGGGCGCGCGAGGCGGCCGAAGATCTGGGGGCGAACCTGCTGTATGAAGGATCGCCGGTGGCGGACACCGGGCAGCAAATCCGGGTCATCCGAAGCCTGATTTCGCGCAAGGTCGATCTGATCGCGGTGTCGGCCAACGATTCGGCCAAGCTGCTGCCCGTACTGCGGGAAGCGAAGCAGAGCGGCATTAGGGTGATCACCTGGGACTCGGATACCGAGCCGGAAGGGCGGGAGCTGTTCGTCAATATGGTCGATCCGGAGACGCTCGGGCGCCATTTGTTGGATGCGCTTGCAATGCAAATGGATGAAACGGGGCAATACGCCGTTTTGGCCGGGGCTTCCACCGCCTCCAACATGAACGAGTGGATGAAATGGATTAAGGTTCAGAATGCGCAATACTATCCGGACATGAAGCTAGTCGAGACCGCCGCGGCCAATGACGATCCGCAGCTCGCCTACACGGAGGCGATCAGGCTGATGGAGAAGTATCCCGATTTGGCGGGAATCATCGGCACCTCCTCCGTCGCGCTGCCGGCGGCGGCCAAGGCGCTTGAAGACAAGCGGCAGGCCGGAAGCATCCACGCGGTCGGATTGTCCACGCCGAATCTGATGCGGGAATATCTAAAGAACGGGACCGTCAAAAACGCCACCCTCTGGAGTCCGAAACGGCTGGGGTATTTAACGATCGTGCTGGCGGTGAACCTGCTTGACGGCCAATCTCCCGTCAACGGCCAGGTTGTCCGCAATGTCGGGGAGATTCGGGTGAAGGGGGATTCAGTGATTATGGGGGAGCCGCTCGATTTTACCAAGGATAATGTGGATGAGTATGTTTTTTAG